The genome window AGCTTATCAGGCACTGCAACGCTTACTAGCCAATACGTAAAAGAGTTAGAAGGCAGTGACACTAAATTACTTGATACTCGCAAAACAATTCCAGGAATGCGCAGCGCACAAAAGTACGCAGTAACTTGCGGCGGCGGCCATAACCACAGAATTGGCCTGTTCGATGCCTTCTTAATTAAAGAGAACCATGTAAACGCCTGTGGCGGTATTAACAATGCGGTAGCAACAGCAAAACAAAACCACCCGGGTAAAACCGTAGAAGTTGAAGTAGAAAGCTTGGATGAATTAACTCAAGCCCTTGAAGCCGGTGCAGACATCATCATGCTAGATAACTTCACCACAGATATGATTGAAACCGCGGTAAGTCTAACCCGAGGCAAAGCAAAACTAGAAGTTTCTGGCAACATGACCATTGAAATATTAAAAGAATACACCGCCGCAAAAGTAGACTTCATTTCAGTAGGCGCATTAACCAAACACGTACAAGCCATTGATTTATCAATGCGTTTTGCTTAAGTAACAACCACACCAAATTCATGTCATTCCCGGCTTGTTCGGGAAGCCATGTTCTTCTCTTCGGTTTTTAAAACGTCATTCCCGGCTTGTTCGGGAATCCATCCCCTTCAATTTCAGTACTCCGCCGCTAACAGCGGCAACCAATCGCCGAAAAACTGCACAAACAGGCAAAAACTTGCCGAAAAAGTGATCAAAACGTTAAAAAATGTTTTACAGACCGTTAAAAATGAGCCATATTAACTTTAGCCCCCATAATAACAATTAATTAATTAACGGAATTAACACTATGAAAAACATGAAATCAAGCCAGGGTTTTACCCTAATCGAATTAATGATCGTTGTTGCGATCATCGGTATTCTTGCTTCAATCGCACTACCTGCTTACAGTGATTACACATCAAAAGCCAAAGGCGCTAATGCATTAGCTTCTATGGGTGGTGATAAAATTAAAATTGCTGAATTTTACTCTTTTTCAAATAAAACTATCGGCGCTTGTGCAGCATCTAAATTAACTTCAGGCACATCTTGTGTTGATACTACTGAAGGAACTGTTGTACTTTCTTATACAGAAGATAGCGTTAAAGTTGACCTAGAAGCAACAGCTGCTGCTACTGGTGGCGGTTTAACTTGGGGTTGTACAACAAGCGGTGTTAACTTCAAAGGTTGTGGTATTTAACTAGTTATCCCCCTTAAAAACCAGCTTAGGCTGGTTTTTTTATGTCTAAATTTTGTGTTTTCGTCTTAAAATGATGTAGACTAAAAACAGAATAAAAAATAAAAGTAATATAAGTTTATGAAAGGAATTCATCGCCAATCCAGTTTACTGTCAGCGTTAGTTCGTAATGAAATAATTGCCAAAGAAAAAGCTGCCGATATTTTCTCTATCAGTCAAAAGAAAAAACAATCGATTATTAGTTACTTGATAACTGAAAACAAGTTATCGCCGTTAATTTTGGCAAAAGTGCTATCCAAAAGTTTTGGCTATCCTTTAATTGATTTAAAACGAATCGATTTGAGCCTCCTGCCTGAAGGCTTACGCAGCGAAAAGCTCATCCTAAAACATAAGGCTCTGCCATTATATTTAAGGGGGGGCATATTATTCGTTGCGGTTTCAGATCCTACTAATATTGATGCCTTAGAAGAATTCCAGTTTAATACTGGCTTTAATACCGAAATGGTATTAACTGATGAAAAGACGTTAATCGACACCATTGAAAATATCTTAGAAGATGAAAATTCAGCGCTTGATATTAGTGACTTAGACCAAGAGGAACTCGGTGATTTAGACGTAGAAGATGAGAAAAAAGAAGAAGATTCAACCAGTGGCGCCGATGATGCACCAATTGTTGTATACATTAACAAAATTCTGTTAGATGCGATTAAAAAAGGCGCCTCTGATTTACATTTTGAGCCGTTCGAACATAAATTTAGAATTCGTTTTCGCGTCGATGGAATTTTAACAGAAGTGGCTACACCTCCGGTAAACCTTTCAGGTAGGATGACCGCACGTTTAAAGGTAATGTCAAAACTTGATATCGCCGAGCGCCGTGTGCCACAAGATGGTCGGATAAAATTAGCGGTTTCTAAGAAAAAATCTATCGATTTTCGTGTTTCTACCTTACCCACTATGTGGGGAGAAAAAGTGGTAATGCGTATTCTTGACTCATCTAGTGCCAAACTAGGCATTGATATACTCGGTTACGAAGATGAACAAAAACAACTTTACCTTGACGCCCTTTCTAAACCGCAAGGCATGATACTAGTTACCGGCCCAACGGGTTCAGGTAAAACCGTATCGCTTTATACCGGCTTAAACATTCTTAATACTGAAGAGCGTAATATTTCTACTGCAGAAGACCCTGTTGAGATAAACCTTGAAGGTGTTAATCAGGTCCAAATTAATAATAGAGCCGGTTTAGACTTTTCCAGTGCGTTGAAGTCTTTCTTACGTCAAGATCCAGACATTGTCATGGTTGGTGAGATTCGTGATTTAGAGACCGCTGAAATTGCAATTAAAGCGGCACAAACCGGTCACTTAGTATTATCCACTTTGCATACTAACTCTGCTGCAGAAACACTTACTCGACTCCTTAATATGGGCGTACCATCTTATAATGTAGCGAGTTCGGTAACGTTAATTATTGCTCAACGTCTTGCCCGCCGATTGTGTAATCATTGTAAAATTGAAGACGACATATCTGAACAGGCGTTAATTGAATTTGGCTTTGAGCCGTCTGAAGTTCCTTCTCTTAAAATATTTAAAGCCGTGGGCTGTGATGAATGCACCAAAGGTTATAAAGGCCGAGTCGGTATTTACGAAGTGATGAAAATTAGTGAAAAAACCGCCAGCATTATTATGGAGGGTGGCAATTCACTAGATATTGCTAACCAGGCGCAAAGTGAAGGTTATAACAATTTAAGACAATCGGCTTTATTAAAAGCCAAATCAGGTGTCACCAGTTTATCAGAAGTCAATCGTGTTACCGCTTAAATCGATGAGATTAGAATAACAATAATAGATAGGAAAACCTATGGCCATTGCAAGTGCCCAGCACAAGATAGCTAAACCTAAACCTTTAGAAGTGTTTCTTTGGGAAGGTGTTAACCGCAAGGGTAAAAAAATAAAAGGTGAGCTTTCTGCCGTCAATATGATGGAATTAAAAGCCCAGCTTAGAAAACAAGGCGTCACCCCACTTAAAACCAAGAAAAAGCCTAAACCTTTACTCGGTATGGGCGGTGATAAAGCAATAAATGCAAAAGATATTGCCGTAATTACCCGACAAATAGCTACTATGATTGGTGCAGGTGTGCCACTAGTACAAACCATTGAAATGATAGGCAAAGGCAACCCAAATGGTAATATTCGTAAATTATTAAGTGACATTGGTAATAAAGTACAATCAGGTTTACCACTTTCTGAATGTTTAAGAGAACACCCTAAATATTTTGATAATTTATATTGTGACTTAGTTGAATCAGGTGAGCAGTCCGGTGCGTTAGAAACTATATTTGATCGAATTGCTATCTATAAAGAAAAGGCTGAAATTTTAAGGTCTAAAATTAAAAAAGCGATGACTTATCCTATCGCAGTAGTAGTGATTGCTATAATTGTAACGTCAATTTTACTTATTTTTGTTGTACCCACCTTTGCTGAAATATTTGAAGGGTTTGGCGCAGAGCTTCCTGGTTTTACTCTTTTTGTGGTTGGGATTTCAGATTTCATGATTGCCTATTGGTGGGTTGTTTTAGCTTTTATATTTGCGATTGGTTATGTTTATAAACAAGCACACCTTAAAAGTCAAAAGTTCAGAGATCAAGTCGATGTTTTAATTTTGAAGCTGCCTATAATCGGGATGATTTTAGATAAAGCCGCCGTCGCTCGTTTTGCTCGAACGTTGTCAACAACCTTTGCCGCCGGCGTACCATTAATTGATGCTTTAGCCTCTGCTGCTGGGGCCTCCGGCAATGCTGTTTATAGAGACAGCATTAATGAAATTCGAACTGAGGTTACATCGGGTATGCAGATGAATTTAGCCATGCGAAATACGCCGATATTTCCAGATATGGTTATTCAGATGGTCGCTATAGGTGAGGAATCTGGCGCTTTAGATGATATGTTAGCGAAAGTTGCCACCATATACGAGCAAGAAGTAGATGATGCTGTTGATAATTTAACGGCTTTATTAGAGCCATTAATAATGGCTGTATTAGGTGTAGTAATTGGTGGTTTAATCATCGCTATGTATTTGCCAATATTCGCCCTAGGTTCGATTATTTAATTACAATCCAACTTAAAAAGTAAGATCCCGTGTCAAGCGCGGGATTACGGCTTCAGTTTCGTCGTCGATTTAATAATAATAAGATCCTGAAATAGACCCTGAAATAAATTCAGGGCGTCACTAGAGTGACGGTTTATTAAGGACTAAAGAAAAGGTCTGCAGTTTTGTCTGATATTATCGCTCTGTTTGAGCAATCCCCGGTAATTTTTTATGTAACTATTACTATCCTTGGTCTAGTAATAGGCAGTTTTTTGAATGTGGTCATTTTTCGCTTACCTAAAATGCTTGAAAATGAATGGCGCTGTGAGTGTCGTGAGTTTCTTGAGGATGAGTTAAAGCCGGTTCCAGAAAATGAGCAAAAAACGCCTGAGATATTAACGCTATCTAAGCCCGCTTCAACTTGCCCTAAATGTGGCCATAAAATAAAAGTATGGGAAAATATCCCTGTTGTTTCATGGCTTGTGTTAAAAGGCAAATGTTCATCTTGCGCTAACCCTATATCGCCTCGTTACCCTATTATTGAAACAGTGACCGGTATTACCTCCCTAGTTATTGGTATGTACTTTGGTGTAACTTGGC of Thalassotalea fonticola contains these proteins:
- the nadC gene encoding carboxylating nicotinate-nucleotide diphosphorylase: MNSPELHISKELQRDIESTVTWALAEDLGAVPSELPKAENDITACLIPENNKAVATVICREDCVVSGVAWVNEVFKQLDESANDHTSITWFVADGQTVKANTTLFELNGNARLLLTGERTALNFLQSLSGTATLTSQYVKELEGSDTKLLDTRKTIPGMRSAQKYAVTCGGGHNHRIGLFDAFLIKENHVNACGGINNAVATAKQNHPGKTVEVEVESLDELTQALEAGADIIMLDNFTTDMIETAVSLTRGKAKLEVSGNMTIEILKEYTAAKVDFISVGALTKHVQAIDLSMRFA
- a CDS encoding pilin; its protein translation is MKNMKSSQGFTLIELMIVVAIIGILASIALPAYSDYTSKAKGANALASMGGDKIKIAEFYSFSNKTIGACAASKLTSGTSCVDTTEGTVVLSYTEDSVKVDLEATAAATGGGLTWGCTTSGVNFKGCGI
- the pilB gene encoding type IV-A pilus assembly ATPase PilB, whose protein sequence is MKGIHRQSSLLSALVRNEIIAKEKAADIFSISQKKKQSIISYLITENKLSPLILAKVLSKSFGYPLIDLKRIDLSLLPEGLRSEKLILKHKALPLYLRGGILFVAVSDPTNIDALEEFQFNTGFNTEMVLTDEKTLIDTIENILEDENSALDISDLDQEELGDLDVEDEKKEEDSTSGADDAPIVVYINKILLDAIKKGASDLHFEPFEHKFRIRFRVDGILTEVATPPVNLSGRMTARLKVMSKLDIAERRVPQDGRIKLAVSKKKSIDFRVSTLPTMWGEKVVMRILDSSSAKLGIDILGYEDEQKQLYLDALSKPQGMILVTGPTGSGKTVSLYTGLNILNTEERNISTAEDPVEINLEGVNQVQINNRAGLDFSSALKSFLRQDPDIVMVGEIRDLETAEIAIKAAQTGHLVLSTLHTNSAAETLTRLLNMGVPSYNVASSVTLIIAQRLARRLCNHCKIEDDISEQALIEFGFEPSEVPSLKIFKAVGCDECTKGYKGRVGIYEVMKISEKTASIIMEGGNSLDIANQAQSEGYNNLRQSALLKAKSGVTSLSEVNRVTA
- a CDS encoding type II secretion system F family protein — protein: MAIASAQHKIAKPKPLEVFLWEGVNRKGKKIKGELSAVNMMELKAQLRKQGVTPLKTKKKPKPLLGMGGDKAINAKDIAVITRQIATMIGAGVPLVQTIEMIGKGNPNGNIRKLLSDIGNKVQSGLPLSECLREHPKYFDNLYCDLVESGEQSGALETIFDRIAIYKEKAEILRSKIKKAMTYPIAVVVIAIIVTSILLIFVVPTFAEIFEGFGAELPGFTLFVVGISDFMIAYWWVVLAFIFAIGYVYKQAHLKSQKFRDQVDVLILKLPIIGMILDKAAVARFARTLSTTFAAGVPLIDALASAAGASGNAVYRDSINEIRTEVTSGMQMNLAMRNTPIFPDMVIQMVAIGEESGALDDMLAKVATIYEQEVDDAVDNLTALLEPLIMAVLGVVIGGLIIAMYLPIFALGSII